One Thermoanaerobacter pseudethanolicus ATCC 33223 DNA window includes the following coding sequences:
- the flgL gene encoding flagellar hook-associated protein FlgL yields MRVTDGMLVTNFLNNYHNNLEKLQKNQNMLSTGKKISRPSDDPVAVATSLRIRTDMARNDAYTKNADYAKSWLDITDSALNQLGDLLQRTRELAVQGANGTLTQADMQKMANEIEQLKAQMIQVGNTQYNGRYIFAGFKTTTQPFSEDNNSYNGDNGLIEFEVGAGGNKIAVNVPGDKVFDVDLTGTSQLLVMMDNLKSALDSGDHQAVSNLIVDVDKQMENVLAVRAEVGAKSNRIDLIQNRLQDDNYNFTALLSKSEDADLAQVITNLKMDENVYRASLAAGARIMQPSLIDFLR; encoded by the coding sequence GTGAGAGTTACTGATGGTATGCTTGTGACAAATTTTTTGAACAATTACCACAATAACCTTGAAAAATTACAAAAAAATCAAAACATGTTATCTACAGGCAAAAAAATATCAAGGCCTTCTGATGATCCAGTTGCCGTAGCTACCAGCTTGCGGATTAGGACAGATATGGCAAGAAACGACGCTTATACCAAAAATGCTGATTATGCAAAATCGTGGTTAGACATTACTGATTCTGCTTTAAATCAATTGGGTGACCTATTGCAGCGAACAAGAGAATTAGCCGTCCAGGGTGCGAATGGAACTTTGACGCAGGCTGATATGCAAAAAATGGCTAACGAGATAGAGCAGTTAAAAGCGCAAATGATACAAGTAGGGAATACCCAATACAATGGAAGGTATATATTTGCAGGCTTTAAAACAACCACACAGCCTTTCAGTGAGGATAACAATTCTTATAATGGTGATAATGGCCTAATAGAGTTTGAAGTAGGAGCAGGGGGAAATAAAATAGCTGTAAATGTACCGGGAGATAAAGTTTTTGATGTAGATTTGACAGGAACTTCTCAACTTCTTGTTATGATGGATAATCTAAAAAGCGCTTTAGACTCAGGAGACCATCAGGCTGTAAGCAATTTAATAGTTGATGTGGATAAACAGATGGAAAATGTATTGGCAGTAAGAGCAGAAGTAGGTGCAAAATCAAACAGAATTGACCTTATACAAAATAGGCTCCAAGATGATAACTACAATTTCACAGCGCTTCTTTCAAAAAGTGAGGATGCAGATTTGGCACAAGTTATTACAAATCTCAAAATGGATGAAAATGTGTATAGAGCATCACTAGCTGCGGGAGCTCGTATTATGCAACCTAGTCTTATAGACTTTTTAAGGTGA
- the flgK gene encoding flagellar hook-associated protein FlgK — protein MSTFQGLEIAKTGLFVSQKALDVTGHNIANANTPGYTRQVVDMASIAPPTTFGMYDQWGKAIGEGVKIQDIRQIRDQFLDNQFRRENKFLGEWETKAQVLAAVEDIFNEPSDSGINTVLNDFFNSLQELSKNPESLTVRAEVRERAIALADTFNTVYQHLYDKLNELNSTIQSRIAEINSYAERISKLNNEIYRFELTGQTANDLRDQRNLLVDQLSKLVNITTYEDSNRNFRIDIAGQALVDGSTAFTMSLNNTGAVVWDLTGAPVNPSSGILKGLLDMRDGDGTNGIKGVPYYINEWNKLAYSIAQAINEVHKAGYGLDGSTGIPLFTDFTTPYDSTVQYAKLIKVSSDILAADGLEKIAAASSTATLPGDNTNALKLIALRDQGNAVLNGATFDDFARSLISNLGVDAQQANLMQKNQEFMVKQIDLNRQSVSGVSLDEEMTNMLKYQKSYAASARVITAIDELLDTLINRMGIVGR, from the coding sequence ATGTCTACTTTTCAAGGATTAGAAATAGCAAAGACAGGATTGTTTGTAAGCCAAAAGGCTTTGGATGTTACTGGACACAATATTGCTAATGCTAATACCCCTGGGTATACTCGTCAAGTAGTAGATATGGCCTCAATTGCACCACCCACTACTTTTGGTATGTATGACCAATGGGGAAAAGCCATAGGAGAAGGCGTAAAAATACAGGATATAAGGCAAATCCGCGACCAATTTTTAGACAACCAATTCAGAAGGGAAAATAAATTTTTGGGTGAATGGGAAACAAAAGCGCAAGTTTTAGCTGCTGTTGAGGATATATTTAACGAACCTTCGGATAGCGGAATAAACACAGTGCTTAATGACTTTTTTAATTCCCTTCAAGAGTTATCCAAGAATCCAGAAAGTTTGACGGTAAGAGCAGAAGTTAGAGAAAGAGCTATTGCTCTTGCTGATACTTTTAATACTGTATATCAGCACCTTTATGATAAATTGAATGAATTAAATTCTACCATACAAAGTAGAATTGCAGAGATAAATTCTTATGCTGAGAGAATAAGTAAATTAAATAATGAAATATATAGATTTGAACTTACCGGACAAACAGCAAATGACTTAAGAGACCAGAGAAATCTTCTTGTTGATCAACTTTCTAAACTTGTCAATATCACTACATATGAAGACTCCAATAGAAATTTCAGAATCGATATAGCGGGACAAGCTTTGGTAGATGGGTCAACTGCATTTACGATGAGTCTAAATAATACAGGTGCTGTGGTATGGGATTTAACAGGGGCACCTGTAAACCCTTCAAGTGGTATATTAAAAGGCTTACTCGATATGAGAGATGGAGATGGCACCAACGGGATAAAAGGAGTACCCTATTATATAAATGAATGGAATAAATTAGCATATAGTATAGCACAAGCGATAAATGAAGTACATAAAGCAGGTTATGGCCTTGACGGTTCTACAGGAATTCCGCTTTTCACTGATTTTACTACTCCATATGATTCCACAGTTCAATATGCGAAGTTAATTAAAGTAAGTTCAGATATTCTTGCAGCAGATGGACTTGAGAAAATAGCTGCTGCATCAAGTACGGCTACTCTTCCGGGCGATAACACAAATGCATTAAAGCTTATTGCTTTAAGGGATCAAGGCAATGCAGTGCTGAATGGAGCCACATTTGATGACTTTGCAAGGTCTTTAATATCAAATCTTGGAGTGGATGCACAGCAAGCAAATTTAATGCAAAAAAATCAGGAATTCATGGTAAAACAAATTGATTTAAACAGACAATCGGTATCTGGTGTATCTTTAGACGAAGAGATGACAAACATGTTAAAGTATCAAAAATCCTATGCTGCTTCTGCAAGAGTGATAACAGCCATTGATGAACTTTTAGATACTCTTATAAATAGAATGGGTATTGTAGGAAGATAA
- a CDS encoding flagellar protein FlgN: MANSQKLVDVLRGETEIYKVLLDLAIKKTDIIIAGKIKELDEIVQIEKQLIKKLMELEEQREDILEKIDIEGKMTITDLIESISSEEAENLKDIKYNLTNILKELEERNKLNAALIEQALEYVNYSIQTISSALESDDGVYGNNGNIKKYTSLIDKKA, encoded by the coding sequence ATGGCTAATAGCCAAAAGCTTGTAGATGTATTAAGGGGAGAAACAGAAATTTACAAAGTTTTATTAGACTTAGCGATAAAAAAAACTGATATTATAATTGCGGGAAAAATAAAAGAATTAGATGAAATAGTGCAAATAGAGAAGCAACTTATAAAAAAACTAATGGAATTAGAAGAACAAAGAGAGGATATATTGGAGAAGATTGATATAGAAGGCAAAATGACAATAACCGACTTGATAGAATCAATTTCTTCAGAAGAAGCAGAAAACCTAAAAGATATCAAATATAATCTGACTAATATTTTAAAAGAACTTGAAGAAAGAAACAAATTAAATGCTGCTTTAATTGAACAAGCGTTAGAATATGTAAATTATTCTATTCAAACAATATCAAGTGCCTTAGAAAGTGATGATGGTGTTTATGGGAATAATGGCAATATAAAAAAATACACCAGCCTAATTGACAAAAAGGCATAG
- a CDS encoding flagellar biosynthesis anti-sigma factor FlgM gives MKIYNNNIEKIMSVYRVDAVEKVASKKAEIKDKVEISEEAIKLAQSSNEFEKIKNQKIENIKAMLSAGTYNVKAEDVADAILKGILLNKKI, from the coding sequence ATGAAAATTTATAACAACAACATTGAAAAAATAATGTCAGTTTATCGAGTAGATGCAGTAGAAAAAGTTGCTAGCAAGAAAGCGGAGATAAAGGATAAAGTTGAGATATCAGAAGAAGCAATTAAACTTGCACAAAGTTCAAATGAATTTGAAAAGATAAAGAATCAAAAGATTGAAAACATAAAGGCAATGCTGAGTGCTGGGACTTACAATGTAAAAGCTGAAGATGTGGCGGATGCTATTCTTAAGGGAATATTGTTGAATAAAAAAATTTAA
- a CDS encoding TIGR03826 family flagellar region protein: MEIRNCKRCGRLYTYTGIDLCPVCYRQDEEDFMKVRDYLDTHPSATMLEISQNTQVSTKKIMDFLKEGRLILTSNNVNIGLRCERCGKPILTGRFCDECKTKLAKELMKGYSIQSDDKEEEKQTGERLYVYENQKKKK, from the coding sequence ATGGAAATAAGAAATTGTAAAAGGTGCGGAAGGCTTTACACGTACACAGGAATTGACCTATGTCCAGTGTGCTATAGACAGGATGAAGAAGATTTTATGAAAGTGAGGGATTATTTAGATACACATCCCTCGGCTACCATGCTGGAAATATCTCAAAATACACAGGTTTCTACAAAGAAAATAATGGATTTTTTAAAGGAAGGCAGGCTTATTTTAACCTCTAATAACGTCAATATAGGTCTTAGGTGCGAAAGATGTGGTAAACCAATACTTACAGGTAGGTTTTGTGACGAGTGCAAAACCAAATTAGCTAAGGAATTAATGAAAGGCTATTCGATTCAATCCGATGACAAAGAAGAAGAAAAACAAACAGGAGAAAGACTGTACGTTTATGAGAATCAAAAAAAGAAAAAATGA
- a CDS encoding ComF family protein: protein MIFLDLLFPPKTTCIICKTVIKTGYLCDKCKSTLKFIEGNRCSICGKPIDYEGTCPDCLEHGHEFKQNISPFEYDGVVKDLIGRFKYFKERELAPFFADYMADAVKKMNWPIDVIVPVPLHKIRLDERGYNQSELLARELSYRLNIFMSKALRRVRNTTTQTALHKEERIENVKGAFKVTYKDTIVGKNVLLVDDVLTTGATLDECAKVLKENGAKDVYVATIATGKNM from the coding sequence ATGATTTTTTTAGACCTTTTATTTCCACCAAAAACAACCTGCATTATTTGTAAAACTGTTATAAAAACAGGGTATTTATGCGACAAATGCAAAAGCACATTAAAATTTATTGAGGGTAATAGGTGTAGTATTTGTGGTAAACCAATAGACTATGAAGGAACATGTCCTGATTGTTTAGAACATGGTCATGAATTTAAACAAAATATAAGTCCTTTTGAATACGATGGTGTTGTAAAAGACTTAATAGGGCGGTTCAAATATTTCAAAGAGAGAGAATTGGCACCTTTTTTTGCAGACTATATGGCTGATGCAGTTAAAAAAATGAACTGGCCTATAGATGTCATAGTACCTGTTCCTCTTCACAAAATTAGACTTGACGAAAGAGGTTACAATCAGTCAGAACTTTTAGCAAGAGAACTTTCTTATCGATTGAATATTTTTATGTCTAAGGCTTTAAGAAGAGTGAGAAATACAACAACCCAGACTGCTTTGCACAAAGAAGAGAGGATAGAAAACGTAAAGGGTGCTTTTAAAGTGACTTACAAAGATACTATTGTTGGGAAAAATGTGTTACTGGTAGACGACGTGTTGACAACAGGTGCTACTTTGGACGAGTGTGCCAAAGTCTTAAAAGAAAATGGGGCAAAAGATGTATATGTGGCTACCATAGCAACGGGTAAAAATATGTAA
- the recD2 gene encoding SF1B family DNA helicase RecD2 codes for MIDIEGVVEEIIFRNEQNGYTVLELSTQGLVVTAVGYMPYVNIGERIKIEGEWVEHPDYGEQIRVLNYETLAPTTLEGIEKFLSSGLIPGIGPVTARKIVKKFGVDSLNIIETAPERLKEIKGLSDEKIKRICEAYEMQKGIKEVMVFLQGYGISTAMAIKIYKEYGNNAIEIIKQNPYRLADDIFGIGFKTADKIAESLGVDPHSLYRISSGTRYVLMQYAANGHTYVPKELLKKEAASLLEVSEEEVEDSFVLLVQNEKIHIETFEDDTVGIYYIPYYIAELHTAERLFNMTLMENEDLGIDVQKEIKNFEKETGILLAENQKLAVEEAVKNSVVVITGGPGTGKTTIINCIIRIFEKAGKKVALAAPTGRAAKRITEATGKEAKTIHRLLEYTYSEEEGKGFNKNEKDPLKYDVIIVDEASMVDILLMNALLKALPIGAKLILVGDADQLPSVGAGNVLRDIIDSGIVKVIRLKEIFRQQKQSLIVVNAHKINNGEYPTYNDKNSDFFFINANTQEDILKTILELVTNRLPKAYGFHPINDIQVLTPMRKGIIGVHNLNLELQKALNPHDKTKAEKIMKEFVFRVGDKVMQIKNNYKIKWKKGDEEGEGVFNGDIGIIQSIDEELQELTVYFDDEKFVTYDFSDLNELNLSYAITVHKSQGSEFPVVIMPITYGPPMLLTRNLLYTAVTRAKKLVILVGQEKYLKFMIDNNRISKRYSGLLSRLKKALLYVN; via the coding sequence ATGATTGACATAGAGGGTGTAGTTGAAGAAATAATTTTTAGAAATGAACAAAATGGTTATACGGTTTTAGAATTAAGTACCCAAGGTTTAGTAGTCACTGCTGTAGGTTATATGCCTTATGTAAACATTGGGGAAAGAATTAAAATTGAAGGAGAATGGGTAGAACATCCTGATTATGGTGAGCAAATTAGGGTTTTAAATTATGAAACCTTGGCTCCCACCACTTTAGAAGGAATAGAAAAGTTTTTATCTTCTGGCTTAATTCCTGGAATAGGTCCTGTTACAGCAAGAAAAATTGTAAAAAAGTTTGGCGTTGATTCTTTAAATATAATTGAAACTGCACCAGAAAGATTAAAAGAAATAAAAGGTCTAAGCGATGAGAAGATAAAAAGAATTTGTGAAGCTTATGAAATGCAAAAGGGCATAAAAGAAGTGATGGTGTTTTTGCAGGGGTACGGTATTTCCACTGCAATGGCTATAAAGATTTATAAAGAATACGGAAACAACGCGATTGAAATTATTAAGCAAAACCCTTACAGATTGGCTGACGATATATTTGGAATAGGATTTAAAACTGCAGACAAAATAGCAGAGAGCCTAGGAGTTGACCCTCATTCTCTATATCGCATATCTTCTGGTACTCGATATGTTTTGATGCAGTATGCGGCAAATGGTCACACCTATGTGCCGAAAGAATTGTTAAAAAAAGAAGCAGCAAGTTTGTTAGAAGTGAGCGAAGAAGAAGTAGAGGATTCTTTTGTGCTTTTAGTACAAAATGAAAAAATACATATTGAAACTTTTGAAGATGATACTGTAGGAATTTACTATATACCTTACTATATAGCTGAATTACACACAGCAGAGAGATTGTTTAACATGACACTAATGGAAAATGAAGATTTAGGCATAGATGTCCAAAAAGAAATTAAAAATTTTGAAAAAGAAACAGGTATTTTGTTAGCAGAAAATCAAAAATTGGCTGTTGAAGAAGCTGTTAAAAATTCTGTTGTTGTCATAACGGGAGGACCAGGCACAGGAAAGACTACAATAATAAATTGTATAATACGTATTTTTGAAAAAGCTGGTAAAAAAGTGGCTCTTGCAGCCCCAACAGGAAGAGCCGCAAAAAGGATAACGGAAGCTACTGGAAAAGAGGCGAAGACTATTCATAGGCTTTTAGAATATACTTATTCGGAGGAAGAAGGGAAGGGCTTTAACAAAAATGAAAAAGATCCATTAAAATACGACGTTATAATAGTTGACGAAGCTTCAATGGTAGATATATTGCTTATGAATGCTTTATTAAAAGCCCTACCTATAGGGGCAAAACTGATTTTAGTAGGGGATGCTGATCAGCTTCCATCTGTTGGAGCCGGAAATGTCCTAAGAGATATAATAGACAGTGGAATAGTAAAAGTGATACGTTTAAAAGAAATTTTTAGACAGCAAAAGCAAAGTTTGATAGTAGTAAATGCTCACAAGATAAATAATGGAGAATATCCAACCTATAACGATAAAAATAGTGATTTCTTTTTTATAAATGCTAACACCCAAGAGGATATATTAAAAACCATATTGGAGCTTGTGACAAACAGACTTCCTAAAGCTTATGGATTTCATCCTATTAATGATATTCAAGTACTCACCCCTATGAGAAAAGGGATAATTGGTGTTCACAATTTAAATTTAGAGCTGCAAAAAGCATTAAATCCCCACGACAAAACTAAAGCCGAAAAAATAATGAAGGAGTTTGTCTTCAGGGTGGGGGATAAAGTGATGCAAATAAAAAATAACTACAAGATAAAATGGAAAAAAGGCGATGAAGAAGGAGAAGGAGTGTTTAACGGAGATATAGGAATAATTCAATCAATAGACGAAGAATTACAGGAATTGACTGTATATTTTGACGACGAAAAATTTGTCACTTATGACTTTTCTGACTTGAATGAACTAAATTTGTCTTATGCTATAACAGTACACAAAAGCCAAGGCAGTGAATTTCCTGTTGTCATAATGCCAATTACTTATGGACCCCCTATGCTATTAACAAGAAACCTTTTGTACACTGCCGTTACAAGGGCGAAGAAATTGGTTATTTTGGTAGGTCAAGAGAAATATTTGAAATTTATGATTGACAACAATAGAATCTCAAAAAGATATTCAGGGCTTCTTTCAAGGCTTAAAAAAGCACTTTTGTATGTAAACTAA
- the metK gene encoding methionine adenosyltransferase, with translation MRRLFTSESVTEGHPDKICDQISDAILDEILKKDPYARVACETAVTTGLVLVMGEITTQCYVDIPKVVRKVVEEIGYTRAKFGFDADTCAVITSIDEQSPDIALGVDKALEAKRGELSDSEIEAIGAGDQGLMFGFACDETEELMPMPIMLAHKLARRLAEVRKNGTLSYLRPDGKTQVTVEYEDDKPVRVDSVVVSAQHAPEIDHDTIERDIIEHVIKPIIPENMIDDKTKIFVNPTGRFVIGGPQGDSGLTGRKIIVDTYGGYARHGGGAFSGKDPTKVDRSASYAARYVAKNIVAAGLAKKCEVQLAYAIGVATPLEIGIDTFGTGKISDEKISEIVKQVFDLRPAAIIRDLDLRRPIYRQVAAYGHFGRHDLDLPWEKTDKVDILKKLAGI, from the coding sequence ATGCGTAGACTGTTTACATCTGAATCAGTCACAGAGGGGCATCCTGATAAAATTTGTGATCAGATTTCTGACGCAATATTAGATGAAATTTTGAAAAAAGATCCCTATGCCAGAGTTGCTTGTGAGACTGCTGTAACTACCGGTTTGGTTTTAGTAATGGGAGAAATTACTACTCAGTGCTATGTAGATATTCCGAAAGTTGTAAGGAAAGTAGTAGAAGAAATTGGCTATACTAGAGCAAAATTCGGTTTTGACGCTGATACTTGTGCGGTTATCACTTCTATTGATGAGCAATCACCGGATATTGCCCTCGGTGTGGACAAGGCATTAGAAGCTAAAAGAGGAGAACTTTCAGATTCGGAAATTGAGGCTATTGGCGCTGGAGACCAGGGTTTAATGTTTGGTTTTGCTTGCGATGAAACAGAAGAATTAATGCCTATGCCTATAATGCTAGCTCACAAGCTTGCAAGAAGACTGGCGGAAGTTAGAAAGAACGGGACATTAAGCTATTTAAGACCAGATGGTAAAACACAAGTAACAGTAGAGTATGAAGATGATAAGCCTGTGAGGGTAGATTCTGTTGTAGTATCAGCTCAACATGCACCTGAGATTGATCACGATACTATTGAAAGAGATATTATTGAACATGTAATAAAACCTATAATTCCTGAAAATATGATAGATGATAAGACTAAAATTTTTGTAAATCCCACAGGAAGGTTTGTAATTGGTGGACCTCAAGGTGATAGCGGACTTACAGGAAGAAAAATTATTGTAGACACCTATGGCGGATATGCAAGGCACGGGGGCGGAGCTTTTTCTGGTAAAGACCCTACAAAAGTTGATAGATCCGCAAGTTATGCTGCAAGATATGTGGCAAAAAATATTGTGGCAGCAGGACTTGCTAAGAAGTGTGAAGTGCAATTAGCTTATGCGATAGGTGTTGCTACACCTCTTGAAATAGGTATTGATACTTTTGGCACAGGTAAAATATCAGATGAAAAGATTTCGGAAATTGTAAAACAAGTTTTTGATTTAAGACCTGCAGCTATAATTAGGGATTTAGATTTAAGAAGACCTATTTATAGACAAGTTGCAGCTTATGGCCACTTTGGAAGACACGACTTAGACCTCCCATGGGAGAAAACAGACAAAGTAGATATATTAAAAAAGTTGGCAGGAATATAA
- a CDS encoding rubrerythrin family protein, whose translation MREMTRHNLSEAYAGESQAHMRYQIFADVAEKEGKPNIARLFRAISYAELVHATNHYKTLGEVGNTVENLEKAIEGETFEVEEMYPAYNAVAELQEESGAKKSIHYAIEAEKIHAKLYTEAKEAALKGEDIKISKVYICPVCGYTSVDVLPEKCPVCGVPGEKFVVF comes from the coding sequence ATGAGAGAAATGACGAGACATAATCTTAGTGAAGCCTATGCTGGAGAGAGTCAAGCTCACATGAGATATCAAATTTTTGCTGATGTAGCTGAAAAAGAAGGCAAACCTAATATTGCAAGACTTTTCAGGGCTATTTCCTATGCTGAATTGGTACATGCCACAAATCATTACAAAACTCTTGGAGAAGTTGGAAATACAGTAGAAAATCTTGAAAAAGCTATAGAAGGGGAAACCTTTGAAGTAGAAGAGATGTATCCTGCTTATAATGCTGTTGCAGAACTTCAAGAGGAATCTGGAGCTAAAAAAAGCATACATTATGCTATTGAGGCTGAAAAAATACATGCAAAATTGTACACTGAAGCAAAAGAAGCAGCATTAAAAGGAGAAGACATAAAGATATCAAAAGTTTACATATGTCCCGTTTGTGGATATACCTCTGTTGATGTATTGCCAGAAAAATGTCCTGTATGTGGAGTTCCTGGAGAAAAATTTGTAGTATTTTAA
- the yyaC gene encoding spore protease YyaC, translating to MEELRLKYDDDNAVYFIANFLNSYLSPNSVFLCIGTDKFISDSLGPIVGNLLTKSLPPTYFVYGTLKRPIHAINLEENIKYIKKKHPNSKIIAIDASLGDKESIGKISIKKAPLYPGKGVGKMLPPVGDISIVGIVDVYDSLPLNSIRLGFVFDIAETIAEGIYLALKHS from the coding sequence ATGGAAGAATTAAGGCTTAAATATGATGATGATAACGCCGTTTATTTCATAGCTAATTTTTTAAATTCCTATTTAAGCCCTAATTCAGTTTTTTTATGTATTGGTACAGATAAATTTATAAGCGACTCCTTAGGTCCTATCGTAGGAAATCTGTTAACAAAATCACTTCCACCAACTTACTTTGTTTACGGTACCTTAAAGAGGCCAATTCACGCTATAAACTTAGAAGAAAATATAAAATACATAAAAAAGAAGCATCCTAATAGTAAAATTATAGCTATAGATGCTTCTTTGGGAGACAAAGAAAGTATAGGAAAAATCTCAATAAAAAAAGCCCCACTGTACCCTGGAAAAGGGGTGGGGAAAATGCTTCCTCCTGTTGGAGATATTTCAATAGTAGGCATTGTCGATGTATATGACTCATTGCCATTAAATTCAATTAGATTAGGCTTTGTTTTTGATATTGCAGAAACAATAGCAGAAGGAATTTATTTAGCTTTGAAACATTCATAA
- a CDS encoding Gmad2 immunoglobulin-like domain-containing protein, with translation MKKILLLIVSLLFVLMVSGCAQDFSNKDDNPPINPRPLSQGMSQDMSKEISLYFLNDKMNGLILERRFIPKDADVLKQVILEMIKGPTDEYAKPVFPIGTKLLSIDMQEGTVFVNLSKEFLQESDNEQIDKLKVAALVNVLTDIPSVNNVQILIEGNKVDAIGKYKIGLDPLKRMILVGDVYNNPERIKKLQERADLGKETWRFDPIQLLRKEGGVIGLGSQNELTLKKKSDGTADIEAVHDNKVYSIKLIQPLGEGDNYIWVISNVSAEFTPIPETDPLKGESFIYGKVKAIDYANRIITIEREYQDAQDLRNEAGPDIKVLPNAIIHFMAKVSYDPEGGIKYAERDISFSEIKVGDELGIILTKDKEARAIIVSDNSSISYELNIKVMAPAKNDVVSSPFKVIGKARVFEGGVNIRLIGSNGNILNESFVQATDAAPSWGDFEAIISYKPLKEPQNGILQVFSLSPKDGSIQNLVSIPLKLK, from the coding sequence GTGAAAAAGATTCTATTATTAATTGTGAGTTTGCTATTTGTTTTGATGGTGTCGGGGTGCGCTCAAGATTTTAGCAACAAGGATGATAATCCGCCTATAAATCCTAGGCCTTTAAGTCAAGGTATGTCTCAAGATATGTCTAAAGAAATTTCACTTTATTTTTTAAATGATAAAATGAATGGCTTAATTTTAGAAAGAAGATTTATTCCCAAAGATGCAGATGTTTTGAAGCAAGTAATACTTGAAATGATTAAAGGACCTACGGATGAATATGCAAAACCGGTGTTTCCAATTGGAACAAAACTGCTTTCTATAGATATGCAAGAAGGGACAGTTTTTGTAAACTTGTCTAAAGAATTTCTTCAAGAGAGTGACAATGAGCAGATAGACAAACTAAAGGTTGCTGCTCTTGTAAATGTATTAACAGATATTCCTAGTGTAAACAATGTTCAAATTTTAATAGAAGGGAACAAGGTAGATGCAATAGGAAAATACAAAATAGGTTTAGATCCTTTAAAAAGAATGATATTAGTAGGCGATGTATACAATAACCCAGAGAGGATAAAGAAATTACAAGAAAGAGCAGATTTAGGGAAAGAAACATGGCGTTTTGACCCTATTCAACTTCTTAGAAAAGAGGGAGGTGTAATAGGTTTAGGAAGTCAAAATGAGCTGACATTAAAAAAGAAAAGTGATGGGACAGCTGATATAGAAGCAGTACATGACAATAAAGTATATAGCATAAAATTAATTCAACCTCTTGGAGAAGGAGATAATTATATATGGGTTATTAGCAATGTATCGGCTGAGTTCACTCCAATACCTGAGACAGATCCTTTAAAAGGTGAATCCTTTATTTATGGAAAAGTAAAGGCTATTGATTATGCAAATAGAATTATTACTATTGAGAGGGAATACCAGGATGCTCAGGATTTAAGAAATGAAGCGGGACCAGATATAAAAGTACTACCGAATGCTATTATCCACTTCATGGCAAAGGTTAGTTATGACCCTGAAGGGGGAATTAAATATGCTGAAAGGGATATCAGCTTTTCGGAAATAAAAGTAGGAGACGAATTAGGTATAATACTTACGAAAGACAAGGAAGCAAGAGCGATAATTGTTTCAGATAACAGTAGCATTTCTTATGAGCTTAATATAAAAGTAATGGCTCCAGCCAAAAATGATGTGGTTTCAAGCCCCTTCAAAGTAATAGGAAAGGCAAGAGTATTTGAAGGAGGGGTAAATATAAGGCTAATTGGTAGCAATGGCAATATTTTAAATGAGAGTTTTGTCCAAGCAACTGACGCTGCTCCTTCTTGGGGGGATTTCGAAGCTATAATTTCCTATAAGCCTTTAAAAGAGCCGCAAAATGGGATTCTTCAAGTTTTCTCTTTAAGCCCTAAAGATGGTTCTATACAAAATTTAGTTTCTATACCTTTAAAATTAAAATAA